One Candidatus Methanoperedens sp. DNA window includes the following coding sequences:
- a CDS encoding response regulator, translating into MNKNIDDKIVELIEKNENISHKEISGILGIPEKEVERRIKNFSDTRQKIMIVDDEISTLLPLKRSLEAEGYAVIEAVNGYEAIEKSKAELPDLIVLDLMLPGINGFEVCTKLKKDALTEKIPVIMLTARDDVRDKVDGLEIGADDYVTKPFNLNELKVRIRNILKRSRES; encoded by the coding sequence ATGAATAAGAATATTGATGATAAAATCGTAGAGTTAATTGAAAAGAATGAAAATATTTCTCATAAAGAAATATCCGGGATACTTGGAATACCTGAAAAAGAAGTTGAAAGAAGGATCAAAAATTTTTCTGATACAAGACAAAAGATAATGATAGTGGACGATGAGATTTCTACTCTTCTTCCATTAAAAAGATCCCTGGAAGCAGAAGGTTACGCAGTTATCGAAGCAGTTAATGGTTATGAAGCTATCGAGAAATCAAAGGCAGAATTGCCTGATTTGATCGTCCTTGATCTCATGTTGCCCGGAATTAATGGTTTTGAAGTATGCACTAAGCTTAAAAAGGATGCACTTACAGAAAAGATCCCTGTAATAATGTTGACCGCCAGAGATGACGTGCGAGATAAAGTAGATGGTCTTGAGATCGGCGCAGATGATTATGTAACAAAACCATTCAACCTGAATGAACTTAAAGTCCGCATCAGGAACATACTTAAAAGATCAAGGGAATCCTGA